One segment of Clarias gariepinus isolate MV-2021 ecotype Netherlands chromosome 6, CGAR_prim_01v2, whole genome shotgun sequence DNA contains the following:
- the odad3 gene encoding coiled-coil domain-containing protein 151 isoform X3, translated as MKMLKTFSSKSIRAPIQEQISELQRKIQLLEGDRSAQCESSERLIQKNREKILQLRQENKLLHRKLAEQLAGDEKVIRDAFQSRSSEKAVYRNMSGKVAVQLLDQKVCDKVKKLNALKHVTNTQRHRLEELNTEYNTVKEFRPGLATDSIATTLRVLENRLEKSQLKCQEAEHITRSYLKLKAHLQEESLTFQSQLDKLECEIIRQKQELRDLQIMNNNAHQAKDAAKAKLQRQELMLYSERRERELILNRYKKHAEEQKAQADRGERRAQRVTLHTDELSSEAQRSGTAEGENDKIISGFEEAFTRITEATGVTDAQDVVARFISQRDTHTHLEQMKVQKEQELQRLKEKRDEVQTQYQDMKYSGETKLSHGRRLLEECVSQVQREQQRRDTAKETLDRITHTLNTVSNAVEHLCDKLKHITLQDAPEQRECVSPLPVLDLVQEAKLKLMELQDRLKGHDLHTLMKEMEEQEFHASLEGKLPESNTRITLPDYQTADLYEVEEDDSSDDDGDVITRTSLKRQSQFLIDSRTKRKTRLRKRKSKL; from the exons ATGAAAATGCTGAAGACTTTCAGCTCCAAGAGCATCAGAGCTCCGATACAGGAGCAGATCTCAGAGTTACAGAGGAAAATACAACTGCTGG AGGGCGACAGAAGCGCGCAGTGTGAGAGTTCAGAGCGTTTAATCCAAAAGAACAGGGAGAAGATCCTGCAGCTCAGACAGGAGAATAAACTCCTGCACCGGAAACTGGCCGAGCAGCTGGCT ggtgaTGAGAAGGTCATCAGGGATGCCTTTCAGTCTCGCAGCTCAGAGAAGGCTGTCTACAGGAACATGTCAGGAAag gtggcaGTGCAGCTTCTGGATCAGAAAGTGTGTGATAAAGTGAAGAAGCTGAACGCACTGAAACATGTGACAAACACACAGCGCCACCGTCTGGAGGAACTGAACACTGAGTACAACACTGTGAAAGAGTTCAGACCTGGCCTGGCAACTGACAGCATCGCTacg ACCCTGCGTGTGTTGGAGAACCGGTTAGAAAAATCACAGCTGAAATGTCAGGAGGCAGAACACATCACAAGGAGCTACCTGAAACTAAAGGCCCACCTGCAG gaggagAGTCTGACGTTCCAATCTCAGTTAGACAAGTTGGAGTGTGAGATTATTCGACAGAAACAGGAGCTTAGAGATCTGCAGATAATGAACAACAACGCACATCAGGCCAAAGACGCAGCCAAg gcaaAGCTACAGCGTCAGGAGTTAATGTTGTACAGtgagaggagggagagagagctcATCTTGAACCGCTACAAAAAACACGCAGAGGAACAAAAAGCACAAGCTGACCGGGGGGAACGCAGA gcccAGAGGGTGACGCTTCACACAGATGAGTTGAGCAGTGAAGCCCAGCGCAGTGGAACAGCAGAGGGAGAAAATGACAAAATCATCTCCGGCTTCGAGGAGGCCTTCACACGCATCACTGAGGCTACAGGAGTCACTGACGCCCag gatgtggtGGCCAGGTTCATATCTCAGCGTgatactcacacacacctggagCAGATGAAGGTGCAGAAGGAGCAAGAGCTTCAGCGGCTGAAGGAGAAGAGAGACGAAGTGCAAACTCAGTACCAGGACATGAAGTACTCAGGAGAGACCAAACTGAGCCA tggaaGGAGGCTGTTGGAGGAGTGTGTGTCTCAGGTACAGAGGGAACAGCAGAGACGAGACACAGCTAAAGAGACTCTGGacagaatcacacacacactgaacactgtGAGCAACGCTGTGGAGCATCTGTGTGACAAACTAAAGCACATCACACTGCAg gatgccCCTGAGcagcgagagtgtgtgtctccTCTGCCTGTGTTGGATCTGGTACAGGAGGCGAAGCTCAAACTGATGGAGCTGCAGGATCGACTAAAGGGTCACGatctacacacactcatgaAGGAGATGGAGGagcaggag ttccaTGCTAGCCTTGAAGGGAAACTTCCTGAGTCCAACACCCGCATCACACTGCCGGATTATCAGACAGCTGATCTGTACGaag TAGAAGAGGACGACagcagtgatgatgatggtgatgtcaTCACTCGAACATCCCTGAAACGCCAATCACAGTTCCTCATCGACTCCAGGACAAAAAGGAAGACTCGcctgaggaagaggaagagcaaACTGTGA
- the odad3 gene encoding coiled-coil domain-containing protein 151 isoform X2, which yields MKMLKTFSSKSIRAPIQEQISELQRKIQLLEGDRSAQCESSERLIQKNREKILQLRQENKLLHRKLAEQLAGDEKVIRDAFQSRSSEKAVYRNMSGKVAVQLLDQKVCDKVKKLNALKHVTNTQRHRLEELNTEYNTVKEFRPGLATDSIATNEGDFADVQPQKTLRVLENRLEKSQLKCQEAEHITRSYLKLKAHLQEESLTFQSQLDKLECEIIRQKQELRDLQIMNNNAHQAKDAAKAKLQRQELMLYSERRERELILNRYKKHAEEQKAQADRGERRAQRVTLHTDELSSEAQRSGTAEGENDKIISGFEEAFTRITEATGVTDAQDVVARFISQRDTHTHLEQMKVQKEQELQRLKEKRDEVQTQYQDMKYSGETKLSHGRRLLEECVSQVQREQQRRDTAKETLDRITHTLNTVSNAVEHLCDKLKHITLQDAPEQRECVSPLPVLDLVQEAKLKLMELQDRLKGHDLHTLMKEMEEQEFHASLEGKLPESNTRITLPDYQTADLYEEEDDSSDDDGDVITRTSLKRQSQFLIDSRTKRKTRLRKRKSKL from the exons ATGAAAATGCTGAAGACTTTCAGCTCCAAGAGCATCAGAGCTCCGATACAGGAGCAGATCTCAGAGTTACAGAGGAAAATACAACTGCTGG AGGGCGACAGAAGCGCGCAGTGTGAGAGTTCAGAGCGTTTAATCCAAAAGAACAGGGAGAAGATCCTGCAGCTCAGACAGGAGAATAAACTCCTGCACCGGAAACTGGCCGAGCAGCTGGCT ggtgaTGAGAAGGTCATCAGGGATGCCTTTCAGTCTCGCAGCTCAGAGAAGGCTGTCTACAGGAACATGTCAGGAAag gtggcaGTGCAGCTTCTGGATCAGAAAGTGTGTGATAAAGTGAAGAAGCTGAACGCACTGAAACATGTGACAAACACACAGCGCCACCGTCTGGAGGAACTGAACACTGAGTACAACACTGTGAAAGAGTTCAGACCTGGCCTGGCAACTGACAGCATCGCTacg AATGAAGGGGACTTCGCTGATGTACAGCCCCAAAAG ACCCTGCGTGTGTTGGAGAACCGGTTAGAAAAATCACAGCTGAAATGTCAGGAGGCAGAACACATCACAAGGAGCTACCTGAAACTAAAGGCCCACCTGCAG gaggagAGTCTGACGTTCCAATCTCAGTTAGACAAGTTGGAGTGTGAGATTATTCGACAGAAACAGGAGCTTAGAGATCTGCAGATAATGAACAACAACGCACATCAGGCCAAAGACGCAGCCAAg gcaaAGCTACAGCGTCAGGAGTTAATGTTGTACAGtgagaggagggagagagagctcATCTTGAACCGCTACAAAAAACACGCAGAGGAACAAAAAGCACAAGCTGACCGGGGGGAACGCAGA gcccAGAGGGTGACGCTTCACACAGATGAGTTGAGCAGTGAAGCCCAGCGCAGTGGAACAGCAGAGGGAGAAAATGACAAAATCATCTCCGGCTTCGAGGAGGCCTTCACACGCATCACTGAGGCTACAGGAGTCACTGACGCCCag gatgtggtGGCCAGGTTCATATCTCAGCGTgatactcacacacacctggagCAGATGAAGGTGCAGAAGGAGCAAGAGCTTCAGCGGCTGAAGGAGAAGAGAGACGAAGTGCAAACTCAGTACCAGGACATGAAGTACTCAGGAGAGACCAAACTGAGCCA tggaaGGAGGCTGTTGGAGGAGTGTGTGTCTCAGGTACAGAGGGAACAGCAGAGACGAGACACAGCTAAAGAGACTCTGGacagaatcacacacacactgaacactgtGAGCAACGCTGTGGAGCATCTGTGTGACAAACTAAAGCACATCACACTGCAg gatgccCCTGAGcagcgagagtgtgtgtctccTCTGCCTGTGTTGGATCTGGTACAGGAGGCGAAGCTCAAACTGATGGAGCTGCAGGATCGACTAAAGGGTCACGatctacacacactcatgaAGGAGATGGAGGagcaggag ttccaTGCTAGCCTTGAAGGGAAACTTCCTGAGTCCAACACCCGCATCACACTGCCGGATTATCAGACAGCTGATCTGTACGaag AAGAGGACGACagcagtgatgatgatggtgatgtcaTCACTCGAACATCCCTGAAACGCCAATCACAGTTCCTCATCGACTCCAGGACAAAAAGGAAGACTCGcctgaggaagaggaagagcaaACTGTGA
- the odad3 gene encoding coiled-coil domain-containing protein 151 isoform X4 yields the protein MKMLKTFSSKSIRAPIQEQISELQRKIQLLEGDRSAQCESSERLIQKNREKILQLRQENKLLHRKLAEQLAGDEKVIRDAFQSRSSEKAVYRNMSGKVAVQLLDQKVCDKVKKLNALKHVTNTQRHRLEELNTEYNTVKEFRPGLATDSIATTLRVLENRLEKSQLKCQEAEHITRSYLKLKAHLQEESLTFQSQLDKLECEIIRQKQELRDLQIMNNNAHQAKDAAKAKLQRQELMLYSERRERELILNRYKKHAEEQKAQADRGERRAQRVTLHTDELSSEAQRSGTAEGENDKIISGFEEAFTRITEATGVTDAQDVVARFISQRDTHTHLEQMKVQKEQELQRLKEKRDEVQTQYQDMKYSGETKLSHGRRLLEECVSQVQREQQRRDTAKETLDRITHTLNTVSNAVEHLCDKLKHITLQDAPEQRECVSPLPVLDLVQEAKLKLMELQDRLKGHDLHTLMKEMEEQEFHASLEGKLPESNTRITLPDYQTADLYEEEDDSSDDDGDVITRTSLKRQSQFLIDSRTKRKTRLRKRKSKL from the exons ATGAAAATGCTGAAGACTTTCAGCTCCAAGAGCATCAGAGCTCCGATACAGGAGCAGATCTCAGAGTTACAGAGGAAAATACAACTGCTGG AGGGCGACAGAAGCGCGCAGTGTGAGAGTTCAGAGCGTTTAATCCAAAAGAACAGGGAGAAGATCCTGCAGCTCAGACAGGAGAATAAACTCCTGCACCGGAAACTGGCCGAGCAGCTGGCT ggtgaTGAGAAGGTCATCAGGGATGCCTTTCAGTCTCGCAGCTCAGAGAAGGCTGTCTACAGGAACATGTCAGGAAag gtggcaGTGCAGCTTCTGGATCAGAAAGTGTGTGATAAAGTGAAGAAGCTGAACGCACTGAAACATGTGACAAACACACAGCGCCACCGTCTGGAGGAACTGAACACTGAGTACAACACTGTGAAAGAGTTCAGACCTGGCCTGGCAACTGACAGCATCGCTacg ACCCTGCGTGTGTTGGAGAACCGGTTAGAAAAATCACAGCTGAAATGTCAGGAGGCAGAACACATCACAAGGAGCTACCTGAAACTAAAGGCCCACCTGCAG gaggagAGTCTGACGTTCCAATCTCAGTTAGACAAGTTGGAGTGTGAGATTATTCGACAGAAACAGGAGCTTAGAGATCTGCAGATAATGAACAACAACGCACATCAGGCCAAAGACGCAGCCAAg gcaaAGCTACAGCGTCAGGAGTTAATGTTGTACAGtgagaggagggagagagagctcATCTTGAACCGCTACAAAAAACACGCAGAGGAACAAAAAGCACAAGCTGACCGGGGGGAACGCAGA gcccAGAGGGTGACGCTTCACACAGATGAGTTGAGCAGTGAAGCCCAGCGCAGTGGAACAGCAGAGGGAGAAAATGACAAAATCATCTCCGGCTTCGAGGAGGCCTTCACACGCATCACTGAGGCTACAGGAGTCACTGACGCCCag gatgtggtGGCCAGGTTCATATCTCAGCGTgatactcacacacacctggagCAGATGAAGGTGCAGAAGGAGCAAGAGCTTCAGCGGCTGAAGGAGAAGAGAGACGAAGTGCAAACTCAGTACCAGGACATGAAGTACTCAGGAGAGACCAAACTGAGCCA tggaaGGAGGCTGTTGGAGGAGTGTGTGTCTCAGGTACAGAGGGAACAGCAGAGACGAGACACAGCTAAAGAGACTCTGGacagaatcacacacacactgaacactgtGAGCAACGCTGTGGAGCATCTGTGTGACAAACTAAAGCACATCACACTGCAg gatgccCCTGAGcagcgagagtgtgtgtctccTCTGCCTGTGTTGGATCTGGTACAGGAGGCGAAGCTCAAACTGATGGAGCTGCAGGATCGACTAAAGGGTCACGatctacacacactcatgaAGGAGATGGAGGagcaggag ttccaTGCTAGCCTTGAAGGGAAACTTCCTGAGTCCAACACCCGCATCACACTGCCGGATTATCAGACAGCTGATCTGTACGaag AAGAGGACGACagcagtgatgatgatggtgatgtcaTCACTCGAACATCCCTGAAACGCCAATCACAGTTCCTCATCGACTCCAGGACAAAAAGGAAGACTCGcctgaggaagaggaagagcaaACTGTGA
- the odad3 gene encoding coiled-coil domain-containing protein 151 isoform X1, with translation MKMLKTFSSKSIRAPIQEQISELQRKIQLLEGDRSAQCESSERLIQKNREKILQLRQENKLLHRKLAEQLAGDEKVIRDAFQSRSSEKAVYRNMSGKVAVQLLDQKVCDKVKKLNALKHVTNTQRHRLEELNTEYNTVKEFRPGLATDSIATNEGDFADVQPQKTLRVLENRLEKSQLKCQEAEHITRSYLKLKAHLQEESLTFQSQLDKLECEIIRQKQELRDLQIMNNNAHQAKDAAKAKLQRQELMLYSERRERELILNRYKKHAEEQKAQADRGERRAQRVTLHTDELSSEAQRSGTAEGENDKIISGFEEAFTRITEATGVTDAQDVVARFISQRDTHTHLEQMKVQKEQELQRLKEKRDEVQTQYQDMKYSGETKLSHGRRLLEECVSQVQREQQRRDTAKETLDRITHTLNTVSNAVEHLCDKLKHITLQDAPEQRECVSPLPVLDLVQEAKLKLMELQDRLKGHDLHTLMKEMEEQEFHASLEGKLPESNTRITLPDYQTADLYEVEEDDSSDDDGDVITRTSLKRQSQFLIDSRTKRKTRLRKRKSKL, from the exons ATGAAAATGCTGAAGACTTTCAGCTCCAAGAGCATCAGAGCTCCGATACAGGAGCAGATCTCAGAGTTACAGAGGAAAATACAACTGCTGG AGGGCGACAGAAGCGCGCAGTGTGAGAGTTCAGAGCGTTTAATCCAAAAGAACAGGGAGAAGATCCTGCAGCTCAGACAGGAGAATAAACTCCTGCACCGGAAACTGGCCGAGCAGCTGGCT ggtgaTGAGAAGGTCATCAGGGATGCCTTTCAGTCTCGCAGCTCAGAGAAGGCTGTCTACAGGAACATGTCAGGAAag gtggcaGTGCAGCTTCTGGATCAGAAAGTGTGTGATAAAGTGAAGAAGCTGAACGCACTGAAACATGTGACAAACACACAGCGCCACCGTCTGGAGGAACTGAACACTGAGTACAACACTGTGAAAGAGTTCAGACCTGGCCTGGCAACTGACAGCATCGCTacg AATGAAGGGGACTTCGCTGATGTACAGCCCCAAAAG ACCCTGCGTGTGTTGGAGAACCGGTTAGAAAAATCACAGCTGAAATGTCAGGAGGCAGAACACATCACAAGGAGCTACCTGAAACTAAAGGCCCACCTGCAG gaggagAGTCTGACGTTCCAATCTCAGTTAGACAAGTTGGAGTGTGAGATTATTCGACAGAAACAGGAGCTTAGAGATCTGCAGATAATGAACAACAACGCACATCAGGCCAAAGACGCAGCCAAg gcaaAGCTACAGCGTCAGGAGTTAATGTTGTACAGtgagaggagggagagagagctcATCTTGAACCGCTACAAAAAACACGCAGAGGAACAAAAAGCACAAGCTGACCGGGGGGAACGCAGA gcccAGAGGGTGACGCTTCACACAGATGAGTTGAGCAGTGAAGCCCAGCGCAGTGGAACAGCAGAGGGAGAAAATGACAAAATCATCTCCGGCTTCGAGGAGGCCTTCACACGCATCACTGAGGCTACAGGAGTCACTGACGCCCag gatgtggtGGCCAGGTTCATATCTCAGCGTgatactcacacacacctggagCAGATGAAGGTGCAGAAGGAGCAAGAGCTTCAGCGGCTGAAGGAGAAGAGAGACGAAGTGCAAACTCAGTACCAGGACATGAAGTACTCAGGAGAGACCAAACTGAGCCA tggaaGGAGGCTGTTGGAGGAGTGTGTGTCTCAGGTACAGAGGGAACAGCAGAGACGAGACACAGCTAAAGAGACTCTGGacagaatcacacacacactgaacactgtGAGCAACGCTGTGGAGCATCTGTGTGACAAACTAAAGCACATCACACTGCAg gatgccCCTGAGcagcgagagtgtgtgtctccTCTGCCTGTGTTGGATCTGGTACAGGAGGCGAAGCTCAAACTGATGGAGCTGCAGGATCGACTAAAGGGTCACGatctacacacactcatgaAGGAGATGGAGGagcaggag ttccaTGCTAGCCTTGAAGGGAAACTTCCTGAGTCCAACACCCGCATCACACTGCCGGATTATCAGACAGCTGATCTGTACGaag TAGAAGAGGACGACagcagtgatgatgatggtgatgtcaTCACTCGAACATCCCTGAAACGCCAATCACAGTTCCTCATCGACTCCAGGACAAAAAGGAAGACTCGcctgaggaagaggaagagcaaACTGTGA